The region TCGTCGTGAAGCAGCGATCGCGCAAGCGCCTCAATATTCTCAAGAAACTGAGTTGAGCTAGTTGGCGGTGACTATGTTACAGCTCAACAACTGTAAAAATCTAAGCAAGGTTCGAGCCTTAGATGCCAAGATAGGACGCTAGGAGAAACAGCAACAGAGCATAATTACTAGAGAAGCCAAGAAGTATATGATGCCCAGCCGCCTAAAAGACAGATATTAGACTTTATCATTCCTGTCGGGAAGACCCCAAGTTGCAGTAATGTATCCTGGGGAAACTTCCTCACAATATTGAAATATAAAGGGGATATCTACAGTTGTGAAATACGCTATGTAAATAGATTTTTCCCCTGTTCCAAAAGATGTTTTAACTGTGGCTACATCAAGGAGGATCTAACTCTTGCTACTCGTGAATAGGAGTGTCCAGAATGCAAGAGCTTTTGGGAGCGTGACACAAATGCTGCCCTCAACCTGATACTCTTTTTTGAATCAAAAATACCTCTGGAAGAGGGGAAATTCACGCCGAACAGCCTGTTGTAGGACTGGGCATCACCCGCTTTCTTTGGGTGAGGTCAGGAAGCCCTGCACGTATTTTTACGTTCGCGTAGCGTGCGCTTAGCGCATAGTGCGGGGTACTTCACGCTGGAACCTTATTGTCAGTTGAATGTAAGTTCTGGCTTACGGCATCAGTGTTGGGATATTGAAACTTTTTAGCTAAGACTTCGGCTGAGAAAGCTATTACCGCAGCAATTTCTGTTGGGTCTAGTCTAAGAATATCAGCTTTGATTTGTTCGGGCGTGCGGCTGTATTTTGTGCCACTAGATAGGTATTCGTCGAGAGAAACCTCGCTGTCTAGGTAGAGTAAGAGCGATTCAGCCGTGCCGCCAGTTGCTCGTGCCAGTCCTTTGAAGTTGTTTGAGTTTGGCTCTGGAAGATTTTTACCAGCAAGCCAACGCCCAATCGTCGGCTGAGACACACCAATCGCTCTACTCAAGCTGGTTTGGTTCCAGCCGGAACTCAACATTGACTCAATTAACTCTATCAGTCGGTATTGGCGGTTTTCCACAGAGACTAGTTCGTGCTTTACGTGAATTTACGTATTTCTATTTTGTGACAAAGATCGATCAGTTCACAAGTTTGCGTTGCATTACATTTCCATCTAATAAATGTATAATGCATTATAAACTATACACTTGCATAAACTAAAGCTTTTAAGGTGAGAGAACCAAAGCAGGAGTTAGAGTCAATATTTCATAAATTGGTTCCCCTGGATCAATTAAAGCCACACCCCCGCAACACTAGCATTTACGGCGATGATGAAGACGTTTCTGATTTGGTTGATTTGATATCTTGCAGTGGATGGATTAAACCTTTAGTTGTTACTCCTTCAAGTATTATCATCAGCGGTCATCGGCGTTGGAAAGCTGCAATAAAACTCGGCCTTGAAACTGTCCCCTGTGTAGAGAGAGAATTTCCGGACGAGTTGGCAGAACTACAAGCACTACTATTAGAGAATGCTAGCCGCCAGAAGACCAATGAGCAGAAAGTAAGAGAAGGCAAGGCTTGGGAAAGTATCGAGTCAGAGTTAGCTAAAGCGCGAAAATTAGCTACCCAAAACAACAATACGGCTAGAGCAGAGTGGAAAAATTTTTCCACTCTGGTAAATGACTTTGGCAGGGTTCGCGATCGCATTGCACAACGGGTAGGACTTGGATCGGGGGTGACTTACTCTAAAGCTGCCAAGGTAGTGGAGCTGATCGATCAATCAATAGATTTGGACGATTGCAAGCAGGCGGCAGCACTCCGTTTGATCCTCAACGAGCAGAGCATAAATGCTGCTTATAGAGTCATACGAGAATCAGTTGAGAAACGCCAATACGTCATAGATAAAATTGCTTCAGGGGAAGTGTCGGTCAAATGCGGGATTGCATTGCTTAAGTCCGATCGGCAACTTCCTAGTCCGAGTGTAGCAGCATCTACAGAAGCGGACGAGCAGGAGTTGTCTTCTTCGAGCGGTAATCGGGGCAAAGCAGCAAGCGATCGCGCAGACAATGACAACCCCTACAAGAGCTGCTGGAACTGTCATTGGAGGGGAGAATCTATTGATAACCAAACCATCTATTGCTACCAGCACGGCACTCTCAACATGGTAGAAAAAGATGGATTTCAACGAGCGCTTGAATGCGAATACTGGCAAGAGCATACCATCTCCCACCATAAAGCAGATTTTGGAAAAGGCGATAAACCGTTTGTTAAATATACCGTCTATCTTGCAGCCCAATTGGCAGAAGCTGTGCAACAAAGAGCTTATTCTACCAATAATTTAACTATTGAGAAGTATATTCACTCACTCATCCTAGCTGATCTAGAGAAGGCTGACTCCAACGCTAATCATGACGGAGCCGTAATAGCTTCTGGGCTAGCAAATGATTCTATAACAACCGAGCAACTCGTCCCCCAACAAGGTGACGCGGCTTCTGAATTGAATAGGAGCGAAACAAGCTCACCAATCTTATCCCCAGATCGAATAGCTCCGTTGACGACTTTGCATTTCTCAAGAGAGCAAAACTGATGCGGAAACCAAACGATAATAGCATTTGTAAAAAGCTTCGACGAGTTTACAGCTTGGAATTAGACAAGCGTTACCGCCACCTATACGCGACTGGTGACTCTTGGCGAGTAGAGGAAATCTACGTAGCAGTTAAAGGTAAGCGGTGGACAAGCAAGGCAATACCTTGTAGCTGGCGATTGGTACTACAGTCATGTGCAAGTTGAGGAGTAGAATGGAGATGGTGCGTAAAAGCATACCTGGCAGCAAGCCGAAGCAATCAGCTACTAAAGGTGGAACCCGCCGCACGCGCTCAACTCGGCAAGTGGCTCAGAAACAGGATAGCAAAAAGCAACGTCAACTTACAGATAGACCTCAAACTAGTCCCGATCTCTTTGTCAATTCAGCAACAACCAGTATGGCTTCAGCAATGCCAATTTGGGGAGCAAGTAGTATCCTGACGCAGAGGAAGGATTTACCTTGGAGCGCCGATCCCAATGGTAAGCTGTGCTACGCCAAAGATGTTGAAAATGGTAAGGGAGTAGTCCTGTTTTGGGTAACGGAAGACCTGGAACATGAATATCCAGCAACACTAGCAGGTGCTGCGGCTCTAGCTGTCATTGATACTTTTGACATTCGAGCAGCTTGTATGCACCTGATTTATGCTGCCCATGCTACGCAGTTGGATCGCCCTTGGGAACAGGAACTCGTCATAGACGATCGGCAAATCGAAGCTTATCTCGGTCTGCAAAAACGTACCGATAAAAACCGACAACAAAAGTTAGCACTAATTAAAGAAATCGCCCAACAACCTTGCAAAATTACAACTTATGTTTCCTGGCCCGCTCAAGGCAAAGCGAAAGGGTTTACTGTAGAGGAAGGTAGGCTTTGGCATTTATTAGGAATTCGTTACCACTATCAACAAGATTTATTTGGTAATAAAGAGCTAACAGGCATCACTTTTACTGTTCGAGCTGGGCTATGGGCAAAGTACTTTCTCAACGATGAAGGACGTAGAGATATTAGTGCTTACTGTCTGTGCGGCGAACTATCTAAAGCATTGCTGGAGGATATTATGAGCCTTTGGCAACATCGTGAAGGTGCCGCCCGATTGATGGTGTGGCTGCTCTTCAAATCTAAAATTGATCGGCAGAATCATCATGTAGCGCAGACTCTGATGGAAATTGCCTACGGCTCTCAAAGAATTGAAGCGGCAAGACAAGATAGCCAACTTCGTAAAAAACTTGCTAATAGTTGGGACGAGAACTTGTTAGCCCTGCACGACAAAGGTTGGCAACTTTACTTTCACCCAGAAACCTACCCTCCACAGTTGCGACCTCCTGGTTTTGGGCGCAGCAACCCGAGCAGACCGAAAGGATTCTTCGACCAACTTCTATCAGCACAGCTATGGATCGATCCTCCAGAAAGTTGGAAAAAAGATGCGATCGCTCCTAGACGAACTAGCGAACCTGAAATACAACCAGTAGGATTACCAGTCCAGACAAAATATACTCTCACTGGTGCCCAAATCAAAGCTCGTAGAAAGGAAAAAGGTTGGAGTCAGCCAAAATTATCCGCACTTAGCGGACTCAGCCAAGGCTTAATTTCTCTAATTGAGAACGAAAAGCGTTCCCTGACAAGTGAAAACCAAGAAATTTTGGAACGAACTTTTGCATTAAATTCTTGATCTTACTCGTCCGACGAAGGCTTCTAGAAGGTTGCTCGGAACGTCATGAGTCGAGCGCTCTGATTCCTGGCTAATTTTTGGCGATCGTTACAAAACCTATTACAAAACCTACAATTGCCCATGTACAGGGTTTTAAAGCACGCTTTTTGCTATTAGTCCCCTAGATATAGAGCTGTTATGAGAATCAACTTATTTTAAAGCTGGGCTATAGCAATTACCACGCTCGACGCTAAAACTTCCAGATACCCAAGTTTGTAACATATTACAAATAACTCTAGAACCCCACCCCCCAAATTATTACAAACGGCTCTAGAACCCCCTACCCGAAAAATCTAGAACCCCACCCCCAAAGTCTCTAGAACCCCACCCCCAAATATAAGAGTTAGGTCACGATAGAGCAAGCGTTTCAGGCATCGCTCGCTTCAGGTTGTAATAAAAACTATTACAAATCAGCTCGAAAAATGGCTCGGTATCAATAAAGGCATCTGTTATAAAACCAAGAAGCACCTTTTTAAAGTCAAAGCCGAGACAGATGCAGCTCACTTAGCACCCCGACTTGGGAACAAGTTTTATCCCCGACTTCTCCGCGCAGAGCGGATTCAGGAGTCATGTTATTGCGATCACCTGCATTTGTCTTGGTTGCCAGCTAGGAGATTCGAGATGTTCCAGGAGTCCGAAAATCAGTTCGTCGCATCACAAAAACCTTGCATTGATCGCAACCAAGCAACTGCTCATCTAGAAGCACTGGGTTATCAACCAGGGCATGCAGTTTACATCAGAGCATTTTTATCGAAGGAAGATCCCCGCTATGCTCCCAACACTGGACGTAAAGCCGAGCGCTTGAACTGGGAGCAAGTAGAACGTTGGCAAGCACAAGGATATGGCGTTTACATCGTGGTGAATGGTGGGGGACATAAAGACGAAGACGTCAAGTCCTGCCGTGCGATCTTCTGTGAATTTGACGATCGCCCCATTGAAGATCAAATTAATTTTTGGCAAAACTTGGGGATACCGGAACCTTCATTACAAATTGCTACCCGCAAGTCAGTCCACACATATTGGGTATTTGACAAACCGATCGCCGTGGAACAATGGCGAGAATTGCAAACGGCTCTCCTCACCTATACTGGTTCCGACCCAGCATTGAAAAATCCCAGTCGAGTGATGAGACTGGCTGGTTCTTACCATATTAAACCTGGGTGCGAACCAGTACGCTGCAACATCATTCACTGTGGAGACAAGCGTTATAGCTACGAGGAGCTACGCGCTGCTATTCCACTACCAAAACCGCCAGCGACTAAACTGCCACTGTTGCAACCGATTTGTGGATCTACACCTCAAGGACAACGCTATGAAGATATTCGGATTCCAGTTCTTGAATCAGTCCCCCTAGAAGCGTGCCTTTCCAAGGAATCTCGCCTACTACTTGAATCTGGAGTAAATGAAGGCAGCCGCAACGTATTGGGAGCTAAATTAGCCCGCGACCTCATCGGTACTGCTAATTATCTTCAAACTATCGGGCAGCATTTTAACGGCAACCCCCAGCAAATGCTGGAAGACTACGCTAACCGCTGCACCCCACCCTTACCTGCTTCTGAGGTAGATGCGATCTGGAAGTCAGCCGAAAAAGACCGCCCTGGTCCGAGCTGTCAACCAGAAGGAGTAGAGGCTTGTGTTAAAGCATGGTACTGGAAGCAGCACGTCAAACCAAATCGACAGCAGCAAGCTACCCAGAAAAGTCATAATCAGGTTTCTGGAAGAGGATTTGGTCATGGCAACGTTGGCAATACTGGGAAACCACCCGTTACTGCTGTAACTTTGTGCGATCGCATTAAAGAAATTCTCTCGCGGCACGAAACTGAATCAGCAGTTGCCAGCGCCTTGATGGACTTAGCTACTGCTACCGGACGGACGTATAACGAGATTAACTCTCTAGCTAGGATTGTTCGGGCTGAAGGCGAACTAGCCACCGAAGTCATTGCGGCAGTCCAGTCTTTTCAAGGAATACTCACCAGTTGTCGCAAGCGATTGGATATCGGGCGCTATTTGGACAAGGCATTAGCCGATCCGCTAGTGTCTATGGCAGCAGCGATGCCCACCGCACCAGAGTACCTATTTAACACTTTTCTTGCCTCTAGTGCCTCGCGCATCGGCACGGCAGCAAGGGTTGTCATTAATCCAGAAGGTGGCTACACGCAACCCTGTATTTTCTGGACGGCTAACGTCGCCCACAGCGGTCAAGCCAAAACTCCACCCCAACAGGCAATCCTCAAGCCGCTAGAGGAAATGGAAGCAGCAGCCAAAGAAATCCACGACATTCAAATGGAGGACTACGAAAATGACAAGGATGCTGAAAGCAAACCACCAGTGCGACAGCGGCGGTTGCTGAATAACGTCACCACTTCCACCAAAATTCGCATTCATGACGAAAATCCACGCGGCTTGCTGGAATATCTGGACGAGTTAGTAGCAGACTACCAACGCTTAAACCAGTATAAGAGCGGTAAGGGCGATGACTTGCAACTAGAACTATCGTTTTGGAATGGTTCTGGCGGTAATTTCGACCGTCACGATGCGCGGCTATTTTTAGGTCGCGTTGCTTTGAGCAAGACGGGAACGTACCAATGGGATACGTTGGCGCGGTTAATGGCAGACGAAGTTAACTTCATTGCCAGCGGTTACTCGTCTCGGTTTCTCTACTGCTCGATTGTCGATGCACCAGCTAGGTATCTCGATCTATTGTCTTCTCGCTCTGCCAATACTCTCAAACAGAAGTTGCAGGAGTTGTATGGGGAATTAGAAAAACTGCCCCAAACCGACTACCTACTCTCCCACGAAGCTAAAGTGCTGTTCCAGGGGTGGAACCATACTTTGGTTAATGCTGAGATTGAGGAAGTGCATTTTGGGCTGTCGCTAGTATACGCCAAGATTGAGTCTTACACTGCCCGCATTGCTTTGTGGTTGCATCTAGTTAATGCCGTGCTACAAGGCGAACAGCCGCTGCCAGTTATTAGTGGCGAGACAATGCAATACGCAATTGAAATTGCCTCGTTCTATCTATGGCAGCACAAGCTGATTCATGCACACAACGCACCTAACCGCCAGCTAGAGGGGCTTTTTCTCAAGGTACAAACTCAAGCAGAGAAGTTTTTTACTAAGTGTAGCAAGGGTGTAGGGGCATCGTTCCTCAAGACGCGGATCAATGCCCTAAAAAACTGGGCAGTAGAAAAAATTCGCTGCTCAATTTTTCAGCCGTTAGCAGCAGCAGGTCACGGTCGGATTGAAGGTGAAGGCAGCGAGATGGTCTACATCCCCAACACTCAATCAGATGCCAATGATAAAGAATTGGTGGTTGTTGGTGGTAAGTTGGTGGCATCACCAATCGCTGAAAACTTTACTAGTACTAACTTACAAACACTAATTGATGAAATTGATGGACAAGATGCCCATATTACTTCTCAGCAGCCGAGTGAAGCAATAACTCAAGAGGGCAACGCTTACGCCTCTCCCCACCGGACAGTTGCCTCAACGGGGGACACCCCCACACGGCACTGTCCTCACCAATTCACCAATTCAACTACCCAAAGCTTTGCTAATACTTGCACTCTTGCAGTTGGTGAGATCGCCAATTCATCACCAATCGCACCAATTGCACTCCTTCAAACAGAGTTGCCACAGCAAATACCAACTGCACGAGAATTGGCAGCAAAAGTGTTGGGCTGTGCCACCTGGGTAGAGTTGGCACAACAGGTACGCAGTGCCAAAAAGCTGATGCAGGCTGCTAGTTGCATGAGTTCGCAGCAACGCGATCGCGTTGTTAACTTGTTAACCACACATTTGTGTTCTGCTCCCGATGCG is a window of Gloeocapsa sp. PCC 7428 DNA encoding:
- a CDS encoding transposase translates to MPVGKTPSCSNVSWGNFLTILKYKGDIYSCEIRYVNRFFPCSKRCFNCGYIKEDLTLATRE
- a CDS encoding helix-turn-helix transcriptional regulator; the encoded protein is MENRQYRLIELIESMLSSGWNQTSLSRAIGVSQPTIGRWLAGKNLPEPNSNNFKGLARATGGTAESLLLYLDSEVSLDEYLSSGTKYSRTPEQIKADILRLDPTEIAAVIAFSAEVLAKKFQYPNTDAVSQNLHSTDNKVPA
- a CDS encoding ParB N-terminal domain-containing protein; translation: MREPKQELESIFHKLVPLDQLKPHPRNTSIYGDDEDVSDLVDLISCSGWIKPLVVTPSSIIISGHRRWKAAIKLGLETVPCVEREFPDELAELQALLLENASRQKTNEQKVREGKAWESIESELAKARKLATQNNNTARAEWKNFSTLVNDFGRVRDRIAQRVGLGSGVTYSKAAKVVELIDQSIDLDDCKQAAALRLILNEQSINAAYRVIRESVEKRQYVIDKIASGEVSVKCGIALLKSDRQLPSPSVAASTEADEQELSSSSGNRGKAASDRADNDNPYKSCWNCHWRGESIDNQTIYCYQHGTLNMVEKDGFQRALECEYWQEHTISHHKADFGKGDKPFVKYTVYLAAQLAEAVQQRAYSTNNLTIEKYIHSLILADLEKADSNANHDGAVIASGLANDSITTEQLVPQQGDAASELNRSETSSPILSPDRIAPLTTLHFSREQN
- a CDS encoding helix-turn-helix domain-containing protein; this translates as MVRKSIPGSKPKQSATKGGTRRTRSTRQVAQKQDSKKQRQLTDRPQTSPDLFVNSATTSMASAMPIWGASSILTQRKDLPWSADPNGKLCYAKDVENGKGVVLFWVTEDLEHEYPATLAGAAALAVIDTFDIRAACMHLIYAAHATQLDRPWEQELVIDDRQIEAYLGLQKRTDKNRQQKLALIKEIAQQPCKITTYVSWPAQGKAKGFTVEEGRLWHLLGIRYHYQQDLFGNKELTGITFTVRAGLWAKYFLNDEGRRDISAYCLCGELSKALLEDIMSLWQHREGAARLMVWLLFKSKIDRQNHHVAQTLMEIAYGSQRIEAARQDSQLRKKLANSWDENLLALHDKGWQLYFHPETYPPQLRPPGFGRSNPSRPKGFFDQLLSAQLWIDPPESWKKDAIAPRRTSEPEIQPVGLPVQTKYTLTGAQIKARRKEKGWSQPKLSALSGLSQGLISLIENEKRSLTSENQEILERTFALNS
- a CDS encoding DUF3987 domain-containing protein, which codes for MFQESENQFVASQKPCIDRNQATAHLEALGYQPGHAVYIRAFLSKEDPRYAPNTGRKAERLNWEQVERWQAQGYGVYIVVNGGGHKDEDVKSCRAIFCEFDDRPIEDQINFWQNLGIPEPSLQIATRKSVHTYWVFDKPIAVEQWRELQTALLTYTGSDPALKNPSRVMRLAGSYHIKPGCEPVRCNIIHCGDKRYSYEELRAAIPLPKPPATKLPLLQPICGSTPQGQRYEDIRIPVLESVPLEACLSKESRLLLESGVNEGSRNVLGAKLARDLIGTANYLQTIGQHFNGNPQQMLEDYANRCTPPLPASEVDAIWKSAEKDRPGPSCQPEGVEACVKAWYWKQHVKPNRQQQATQKSHNQVSGRGFGHGNVGNTGKPPVTAVTLCDRIKEILSRHETESAVASALMDLATATGRTYNEINSLARIVRAEGELATEVIAAVQSFQGILTSCRKRLDIGRYLDKALADPLVSMAAAMPTAPEYLFNTFLASSASRIGTAARVVINPEGGYTQPCIFWTANVAHSGQAKTPPQQAILKPLEEMEAAAKEIHDIQMEDYENDKDAESKPPVRQRRLLNNVTTSTKIRIHDENPRGLLEYLDELVADYQRLNQYKSGKGDDLQLELSFWNGSGGNFDRHDARLFLGRVALSKTGTYQWDTLARLMADEVNFIASGYSSRFLYCSIVDAPARYLDLLSSRSANTLKQKLQELYGELEKLPQTDYLLSHEAKVLFQGWNHTLVNAEIEEVHFGLSLVYAKIESYTARIALWLHLVNAVLQGEQPLPVISGETMQYAIEIASFYLWQHKLIHAHNAPNRQLEGLFLKVQTQAEKFFTKCSKGVGASFLKTRINALKNWAVEKIRCSIFQPLAAAGHGRIEGEGSEMVYIPNTQSDANDKELVVVGGKLVASPIAENFTSTNLQTLIDEIDGQDAHITSQQPSEAITQEGNAYASPHRTVASTGDTPTRHCPHQFTNSTTQSFANTCTLAVGEIANSSPIAPIALLQTELPQQIPTARELAAKVLGCATWVELAQQVRSAKKLMQAASCMSSQQRDRVVNLLTTHLCSAPDALSQLAWIPEKLRDVVLKQLSFTIRQLRKSAESLELYWEYFSNCQFVSVTIQETGQQRWNFQTPDGNTISVFDLKVIEAISLA